CTCTACCATGCAAAGCGAACACGGTGGCGCCGCCGGCAAGACATAACCACAGACGGCACAGAGATTCACAGAGAAAAGGTGAATGGCAAACAAGTATGCAGGCACAACGAGAATTGCGAACCGATGCGGGGGATCTCTTTGCGTACTTGCCTCTGCGCACCCCAGTGTCCTCTGTGGTTAACGATGTGATCCAAATTTCGGATTCGAGGAGGTTGGAAATGGTTTTCCTGGAAGCCGTGGCTTGGGGCTGTTGTATCTCAGGCAGAGCGCTTGGTACGTGCGGCAATCAGCGACTGCAAGCTCGCAACCAGCGCCGCAGCTCCTTCGGTGAGTTCCAAATGAGCGTCGCCGGTCCATGCGAAGTCCTCATCCCCGGAACGGAGCACGAGCACGGGAATGCGCCAGCGCTCGCTCACATCGGCGGCAAAGAGCTGCTTCTCGGTGAAGGAAAACGAATGGCCGACCACGACGGCGGAGAATTCGTGGTTTTCCAGCAAATCGAGGGCGCCAAACGTGGTGGCGACCGAGGTCACATCGAAACCGGCGCGCTCCAGCAGGTTGTGGCGTGCGGCCAACAGTCGATGATCGCAACTGACGGACAGGACACGAGGCCGAATCAAAATGGCACCTCACCCATGGGCCGCAGATCGGCCCACTTATATCAACACGACGTTACGGGCAGGGACGCGGTGAGGCAAGTTACCAAAGGCACTGAAAGCCGCAATACACGGGCATTCCGGCCGGTTGCGCCCTATTTCACCTGTACTCTCAACGGTGTGACACACGTCCGCCGGCGTGCGTTTCTTGAATGAGGGAGATTAGGCCGATCGCCTTCGCGGACTGAGAATCACGCGATTGAGGACTGCGATCAACTCGGCAGCACCATGCGTGATTTCGACAAGGGCGTCGGCGGTGAGTTGGTGGTCGGCATTGCCCTCGTACAGGACAATGACCGGAATGTGCCAGCGCTCGCCCACTTCGGCGGCAAAGAGCTGCTTCTCAGTAAAAGGAAAACATTGGCCGACCACCACCGCAGAGAAATGGCCTGTTGCAAGCGTTTTCAGGCCTTCATACGTCGTGGAGACGGAGGTCACAGTGAATCCAGCGTCTTCGAGCAGCGAGTGGCGCGCCAGCAGCAGGCGGCGGTCAATACCAGCAGAGAGGACGTGCGGACCGGTCATACTGCACCTCGGGGCCTCCGCGCGGGCCCACATCTATGATGCCAAAATATCCGGTGGCGCAAGTCGGCGCAAGTGACCAAAGGAGTACTCCGACGCCACCCCCTGCGCTCGACGGTTGCGGAACCCGTCCCTAGAAAGCATCGATTCCAGTGATGCTGTTCCCGATGATCAGGGTGTGGACGTCGTGCGTGCCTTCGTAGGTCTTAACCGACTCGAGGTTGGCCATGTGGCGGAAGACCGGGTACTCGTCGGCGATGCCATTGGCGCCCAGGATGTCGCGGGCCATGCGGGCGGATTCCAGCGCCATCCACACGTTGTTCCGCTTCGCCATCGAGATGTGTTGCGGGCGTGCCTTGCCCTGGTCCTTTAACCGCCCGACCTGCAGCGCCAGCAACTGCGCCTTGGTGATCTCGTTGATCATCCACACCAGCTTTTCCTGGACGAGCTGGTGGGAGGCGATGGGCTGGTCGCGGAACTGCTTGCGGAAGCCGGCGTACTGCAGAGCGGTGTCGTAACACGCCATGGCCGCGCCGATCGCGCCCCACGCGATGCCGTAGCGCGCCTGGTTCAGGCACATCAGCGCCGACTTCAGGCCGTCGGTTTTGGGCAGCAGGTTGCAGGCGGGGATGCGCACGTCTTGCAGTGACAGGCTGGAGGTCACGCTGGCGCGCAGCGACCACTTGCCGTGCACGTCGGCGGCGCGGAAACCGGGGCGGTCGGTTTCGACCAGGAAGCCGCGGACTTTTCCGTTTTCCTCCTCATTCTTCGCCCAGATCACTGCTACCTGCGCGATCGAGCCGGAGGTGATCCACATCTTTTCGCCATTGAGCACATAACTGTCGCCGTCGCGACGGGCGCGGGTGCGCATGGCGGCGGGATTGGACCCGGCATCGGGCTCAGTCAGGCCGAAGCAGCCGATGGCCTCGCCCTTCTGCAGCGCGGGCAGCCACCGATTTTTCTGCTCGTCGCCCCCGAAGGTGTAGATGGGGTACATGACCAGCGCCGACTGCACGCTGGCGAAGGAGCGGACGCCGCTGTCACCGCGCTCCATCTCCTGCATGACCAGGCCGTATTCAACATTCGACATCTCGGCGCAGCCGTAGCCCTTCAGGTTGGCGCCGAAGAACCCGAGATCCGCCATCGGCTTCACCAGTTCGCGCGGGAAGCGGCCCTCGCGGTTGCACTGCTCGATGATGGGGATCAGGTTCTCTTCGATGAATTTGCGGGTATTGTCGCGGACGAGGAGTTCATCCGGGGAAAGCAGGGTGTCGAATTCCAGGAAGTCAACGCCGCGGAATTTGAGGGACATGGGAGCTCTCAGCTGTCAGCTATCAGCCATCAGCTGAACGTAAAAGCTAACAGCTAAGAGGCGGTTCAGCAATCACGCCGGTTGTCGCGTGTTCTCCGTGCGGCGCAGGTAGGCGTCATTCTTCGACAGCCAGTCCTGGCGCGGCGGGTAGAAGACGTCGAGGTCCACGGTGTCCTCCATGGCCTGCGCCTTGTGCGGCATGTGGGGCGGAATGCACAGCACCTCGCCGGCGTGGACGACGATCTCGCGGCCGTCAATCCAGAATTTGAGCGCGCCCTCCAGGATGTAGGTGAGCTGCTCGTTTTCGTGGCTGTGCTCGGGCACGATTACCCCTTTTTTCAGCAGCACGCGGGCGATCATCAGGTTCTCGCCGGTGATCATCTGCCGGTCCAGTTGGGGGTTGAGGTGCTCGAGTTCGACGTCGGTCCACTTCGTGTATTTCAGGGGCATGGGAAATCTCTCGCAAGGTCAATCGGTCTATCGGTCGATCGGTCCTCCTGATCACAGACGACCGATCGACTGAAAGACCGAGAGACCTGTTTCGTAGTGTAAAATCAAAACCGACTCACAGAGCGCAATTATCGAGTATTAAGATCCGATAGATGAATTCATCGCCCCCTCTTTCCCGCACCCGGTTCGTTGTGTTCAGCATGATTCCGTTGATGCTCCTGCTGGTAACTGCCGAGGTAGGCCTGCGCCTTTACGACTGGGGGAGGGGAGCCGATGCGCATGCGAGAGCGTCGTGGTATTGGGGGTTTGTGCAGGATCGGTTCTTGGGTTACCGGCCCCGCCCCAATCTTTTGATCGTCCGGGTAGGTGGCAGGAACCGCATCGACACTAATGCGCAAGGGTTTCGAGATGCCGATCTGCCAATCCAATCCACCGGGCAAAGACGCCTCATCCTTTGCGTGGGGGAGTCCAGCACATGGGGAACGGGATCTTCAAGCCGGCTGACAACATGGCCCCATCAACTGCATGAGATTCTCAACCAAAAGGACTCCCGCTATGTCGTGTTTAATGCTGGCATGCCGGGTTATACCGTGGTAGAGAACCTGCAGCTACTCAATCTCCGCCTGCTGAAATACCGGCCGGAAGCGGTTGTGTACATGGGTTTTCGGAACGACATTGAATACTATATGCGCTCGTTGGATCAGGAAACCGACCTCAATCTGTATGCTCGCCGTTTGGCGCCTTTGCCGGCCTCGATGTTCAACAACCTGGTCATGCGGTCATCACTCATCGCGATGGCCGCGAGCCGACTTGGCGGTATCATCACATGGGACAAACAGACCGCCAAAGGAGAACCCAGCCCGGGACCACAACTGACTGCGCGCGGTGTGGAAACCTTTCGCGACCAAATCGCGCTGATGAAGGATCTCTGCGACCGTCACGGGATCAGGCTGATGTGGGTCGATCAACCGGTCAATTACGCGAAGAGAGGCGCCGCCGATCAGGAAGCCATCAAACTTGCACGCGCAGTGCTACACGACGAGTTGTCGAAGGATCGAATCCCTCTGCTGCAAGCGGCGGCCGTTTACGATTTCCAGCGGTTTCCGCTCATTGATGATGTTCACTATAGCGACGAGGGCAACCGATACCTTGCATCCATACTGGCTCCACAGATTCTGGCAGAACTGAACCAAGCCGCACCTCCCGCGCACTAGAGGGGAATGCGGCCCTTCAAAACAGGGTATCGATAAACGGCGCGATTCCGGCGCCGGAGAGGAAAAGCAATATCAATGTCACAGGTTGGCTGGCGGCACGCAACCTGCCGGACCCCGATATACATGTCGGTCGCGACCTTTGCGTATCCGCAATCTGTCCCGTGCCACGTGCCTGGCCCGACTCGACCCCTACCGCACCGCCAAGTTTGATGGCGGCGAAGTGATTACATGCATCCTTTCCTGCTCATCGCGACTTGGGTCACTTACTCAGCCGGCGCCGCGGCCGGAGGGATCGCCGTTCCTGCGCGGCGGCGCGTGAATCCGCATCCTTCGCTGTTCGAAACGGCACTCATCGCGGCGGCCGTGCTTGCCGCCGCCATGGCGCGCGCCACGTTATCGCCATGGCGTTCCGCGGTTTCCTGGTGCGCGGCATGGGCCACGATCGCGTTCGCACTGCGCTTTGTTTTGGCGCGCCGCCCCATCTTCGGGGCCGGCGGCAGCGGAGATTTTGTGCCGTTGCCGGCAAGCAGCGTGCCCCCGCATGCAACCGTCCTGGGACGCGCCTGGCAGTCGTGGAAGAGCTTCGGCCATGCCATGGCCGACTTCCAGGGCCGTGTCTTGCTCACCCTGTGTTATTTTACGCTGGTGCTTCCGCTGGCCATCGGCGTGACCCATTTCAAAGATCCCTTGGGCCTGCGCCACACCTCCACCCCCGCATGGCACGAGCGGCCCCCTGCTCCGGCGACTTTGGATGGAGCAAGGCGGCAGATGTAGCATGAACATCCTCGGCGTCTCCTGCTATTACCACGACTCCGCCGCCGCGCTGATCCAGAACGGCAAGCTGGCAGCGGCCTCCGAGGAGGAGCGTTTCAGCCGCAGGAAACACGATTGTGGCTTTCCGACGCGCGCCATCGAATTCTGTCTCCGCTTTGCCGGCATCAGCTCCCGCGATCTGGATTACGTGGTTTTTTACGAAAAGCCATTCCTGAAACTCGAACGCATTCTGTTCACCAGCCTCGGCGTATTCCCGCGTTCCTGGAATATCTTCCGGGAGGCTTCGATTAGCTGGATGCAGGACCGGCTGTGGGTGAAGAACCGGCTGGTCGAGTCCTTGCCGGTTCCCGCCGACCGCGTCTTGTTCGTGGACCACCACCTGGCGCACGCCGCGAGCGCATTCTTCTGCTCGCCGTTCACCGAAGCGGCAATCCTCACCGTGGACGGCGTCGGGGAATGGGCGACCAGCACCATCGGGCGTGCCACCGCCAAATGGGACCGAACCGGCAGCAATTCCATCCAGTTGACCCACGAACTCCGATTCCCGCATTCGCTCGGCCTGCTCTATTCGGCCTTTACCGGCTTTCTCGGATTTGAGGTGAACGAGGGCGAATACAAGGTCATGGGCATGTCCTGTTACGGCCAGCCGCGCTATCTGGACCGAATCGCCAAGCTGGCCTCGGTGAACGACGACGGCAGCCTCAGCCTGGACCTGGATTATTTCAGCTATCACTATTCCGCCGTGCGCAGCTACAACCGCCGTTTCCTGGACCTGTTCGGTCCCCCGCGCGACCCGCACTCGGAATTTTCCGTTGCCGACGGGTCGTCGTCCACCCAGGAATCGCAGCGCAACCAGTACTATGCCGACGTCGCCGCCAGCATTCAGCGTTTTACCGAAGACGTGCTCCTCAAGATGGCCTGCCATGTGCAGCGCGCGACCGGACTCAAGCAGCTCTGCATGGCCGGTGGCGTGGCGCTAAACAGCATGGCCAACGCGCGTATCCTGCGCGAAACGCCGTTTGAGGATCTGTTTATTCAACCGGCCGCCGGCGATTCCGGGGGCGCGGTTGGCGCGGCCCTGTATGCGTGGCATGTCTTGCTTGGCCATGACCGCGAATTTGTTCTGGAGAACGCTTATCTCGGCAGCAGTTACGAGGAGGCGGACATTGCGCGCGCCATCGGCGACGCGCCGCACCAGCGCTACGACGATTCCGCTGCTTTGGTGGAGCGGGTGGTCCAGGAACTGGAGGCGGGCAAGGTGGTGGGTTGGTTCCAGGGACGCGGTGAGTGGGGGCCGCGCGCCTTGGGTAACCGCAGCATTCTCGCCGACCCGCGCAGTGCGGCGATGAAAGACACCATCAATCGCAAGATCAAATTTCGCGAGCCGTTCCGCCCGTTTGCTCCCGTCGTTGCGGAGCAGGACGCCAGCCGCTTTTTTGACGGCCTGCCCGACGTCGCCCGCCAGTACCCGGCGCGGTACATGCTCCTGGTCCTGCCCTGGAAGCCGGGCGCCGCTGAAACCGTTCCCGCTGTGAACCACATGGGTACGGGCCGGGTGCAAACATTGCGCCGAGAATGGAATCCGTTGTATTACGATGCTCTCGATCAATTCGGGCAGGCGACAGGCACACCGGTGCTGCTCAACACCAGTTTTAACCTGCGCGGTGAACCGATCGTCTGCTCCCCGGTGGATGCCTGCAGGACGTTTCGCAACAGCGGGCTCGATTTGTTGGTCTTGAACAACTTCGTGGTGGTGAAATAAGCGAATGAGTATCTTGAATCAGGTCGCGGGACGCGCCAGCACGCTGGCGGAAGTCTTCTCTTTCCTGCGGGAACGCAAGCTGTGGTGGATGATGCCGCTCTTCATCTTGCTGCTCCTCCTCGGACTTATCATCGTGCTGGTGCAGTCCTCGGCCGTCGCCCCGTGGCTGTATCCGTTGTAGTGGCCTCTGCCGGATGGTTGAGCGGAGGCCGGCGCAGCAGTTGTTCGGCGATATGCGCAGCTACCATCCGCGCCCCGTTTTCGTTGAAGTGACAATCCTTGGTAAGGCGCATTCGGAGA
This is a stretch of genomic DNA from Terriglobia bacterium. It encodes these proteins:
- a CDS encoding acyl-CoA dehydrogenase family protein — encoded protein: MSLKFRGVDFLEFDTLLSPDELLVRDNTRKFIEENLIPIIEQCNREGRFPRELVKPMADLGFFGANLKGYGCAEMSNVEYGLVMQEMERGDSGVRSFASVQSALVMYPIYTFGGDEQKNRWLPALQKGEAIGCFGLTEPDAGSNPAAMRTRARRDGDSYVLNGEKMWITSGSIAQVAVIWAKNEEENGKVRGFLVETDRPGFRAADVHGKWSLRASVTSSLSLQDVRIPACNLLPKTDGLKSALMCLNQARYGIAWGAIGAAMACYDTALQYAGFRKQFRDQPIASHQLVQEKLVWMINEITKAQLLALQVGRLKDQGKARPQHISMAKRNNVWMALESARMARDILGANGIADEYPVFRHMANLESVKTYEGTHDVHTLIIGNSITGIDAF
- a CDS encoding cupin domain-containing protein, with amino-acid sequence MPLKYTKWTDVELEHLNPQLDRQMITGENLMIARVLLKKGVIVPEHSHENEQLTYILEGALKFWIDGREIVVHAGEVLCIPPHMPHKAQAMEDTVDLDVFYPPRQDWLSKNDAYLRRTENTRQPA
- a CDS encoding carbamoyltransferase, with translation MNILGVSCYYHDSAAALIQNGKLAAASEEERFSRRKHDCGFPTRAIEFCLRFAGISSRDLDYVVFYEKPFLKLERILFTSLGVFPRSWNIFREASISWMQDRLWVKNRLVESLPVPADRVLFVDHHLAHAASAFFCSPFTEAAILTVDGVGEWATSTIGRATAKWDRTGSNSIQLTHELRFPHSLGLLYSAFTGFLGFEVNEGEYKVMGMSCYGQPRYLDRIAKLASVNDDGSLSLDLDYFSYHYSAVRSYNRRFLDLFGPPRDPHSEFSVADGSSSTQESQRNQYYADVAASIQRFTEDVLLKMACHVQRATGLKQLCMAGGVALNSMANARILRETPFEDLFIQPAAGDSGGAVGAALYAWHVLLGHDREFVLENAYLGSSYEEADIARAIGDAPHQRYDDSAALVERVVQELEAGKVVGWFQGRGEWGPRALGNRSILADPRSAAMKDTINRKIKFREPFRPFAPVVAEQDASRFFDGLPDVARQYPARYMLLVLPWKPGAAETVPAVNHMGTGRVQTLRREWNPLYYDALDQFGQATGTPVLLNTSFNLRGEPIVCSPVDACRTFRNSGLDLLVLNNFVVVK
- a CDS encoding DUF5989 family protein; amino-acid sequence: MSILNQVAGRASTLAEVFSFLRERKLWWMMPLFILLLLLGLIIVLVQSSAVAPWLYPL